A stretch of the Argentina anserina chromosome 6, drPotAnse1.1, whole genome shotgun sequence genome encodes the following:
- the LOC126799548 gene encoding uncharacterized protein LOC126799548, with protein sequence MSKHRVTITLGRSGQVVERGGTSDTAQMRGDRGMVSGGIRSMGDRLGSNAHGKRQRGDGIKWRGGDDTTLHDSRISRNDLRLKLLRKRSFKKNAGGIAERKQMVPRPKLSKPAHSAVRYQMPHRESERNESSFLREIPPRESAVDLYHVNSQRNLNPSQSREGFRARSPDCFQNMSYRPSPQRNYGEQQSASSFRAVDATRAGQFLRNGMVGSSQPTDSYIFRTKSNPHTAKPVGQPAPTNYGMQKVSYMGEEPLSVASLLHRLGLGKYAIIFQAEEVDMSALKQMGDKDLKELGIPMGPRKKILLALLARGKRPPAP encoded by the exons ATGTCGAAGCACAGGGTCACCATCACCCTCGGTCGCTCTGGTCAG GTTGTGGAGAGAGGAGGAACATCAGACACTGCCCAAATGCGTGGGGATAGAGGTATGGTTTCGGGAGGTATACGATCGATGGGAGACAGGCTTGGGAGTAATGCTCATGGCAAGCG GCAACGAGGAGATGGAATAAAATGGAGAGGGGGTGACGATACAACATTACATG ATTCACGAATCAGTCGAAATGACCTCAGATTGAAACTGTTGCGCAAAAGATCATTTAAGAAAAATGCGGGAGGTATTGCTGAGCGCAAGCAGATGGTCCCGCGCCCAAAGCTATCCAAACCTGCTCATTCTGCAGTAAGGTATCAGATGCCACATCGTGAGTCAGAAAGAAATGAGAGTAGTTTCCTGAGAGAAATTCCTCCCAGGGAAAGTGCAGTTGATTTGTACCATGTAAATTCACAAAGGAACCTCAACCCTTCTCAAAGTAGAGAAGGATTCCGAGCTAGATCCCCTGATTGCTTTCAGAACATGTCTTACAGGCCATCACCACAAAGAAACTATGGTGAGCAACAGTCAGCATCATCATTCAGGGCAGTTGATGCTACTAGAGCTGGCCAGTTCCTCAGAAATGGTATGGTTGGTTCATCTCAGCCAACAGATTCCTATATTTTCCGAACGAAATCTAACCCTCATACTGCCAAGCCAGTTGGACAGCCTGCTCCAACAAATTACGGCATGCAAAAAGTCTCTTATATG gGGGAAGAACCTCTAAGTGTTGCTAGTTTATTGCATAGACTTGGATTGGGAAAATATGCTATTATTTTCCAGGCTGAAGAA GTAGACATGAGTGCTTTGAAGCAGATGGGGGATAAGGACCTTAAAGAGCTGGGTATACCAATG GGGCCAAGGAAAAAGATTCTCCTTGCACTTCTGGCCCGTGGTAAACGACCACCGGCACCGTAA
- the LOC126799558 gene encoding ferredoxin-thioredoxin reductase catalytic chain, chloroplastic isoform X3, which produces MPVSLGHISVLIRELLLLLLRVWQTTKIHWVRHFALAEAGQGFWNCPCVPMRERKECHCMLFLTPENDFAGKEQIITMEEIRESTANM; this is translated from the exons ATGCCCGTAAGTCTGGGACATATTTCTGTGTTGATAAGGGAGTTACTTCTGTTGTTATTAAG GGTTTGGCAGACCACAAAGATTCATTGGGTGCGCCACTTTGCCCTT GCAGAGGCTGGCCAAGGCTTTTGGAACTGCCCCTGTGTTCCCATGAGGGAAAG GAAGGAGTGCCACTGCATGCTCTTTCTCACCCCTGAAAATGATTTTGCTGGTAAAGAACAG ATCATCACCATGGAAGAGATCAGAGAATCAACGGCCAACATGTAA
- the LOC126798252 gene encoding CRM-domain containing factor CFM2, chloroplastic, with product MLHPLTHLPATSLPPKTLTDHRSFSPFFSFPKLPNPSKFTIRSSAAADSQTLAPTSAIQRIADKLRSLGFAEDSDSKPEHASSAGEIFVPLPEALPKHRVGHTIDASWSTPENPVPSPGTGRAISRFHEMRRELKRQEEAEAMERKGRRKKEEKVPTLAEMSLSAAELRRLRTVGIEVRKKLKVGKAGITEGIVNGIHENWRKSEVVKIVCEDLCRLNMKRTHDLLERKTGGMVVWRSGAKIILYRGVNYKYPYFLKGKDHEDSTRDSSGDAVPGGLINADVTDEANSAREPSPGNERAQPALIRGVGLANRFRFQLPGEAELAEEADRLLEGLGPRFNDWWGYEPLPVDGDLLPAVVPGYRRPFRLLPYGLQPKLTDDEMTTIRRLARPLPTHFALGRNRKLQGLAASIVKLWEKCEIAKVAVKRGFQNTNSELMAEELKSLTGGTLIARDREFIVLYRGKDFLLPAVSSAIEERRKSVIHADNQSRQLRVPATKVQDLEPGAEPENKDYLTNGLPSEKRKLKSTEAAASRASIKLSVALEKREKAERLLAELEKAENPQQLEIDKEGITEEERYMLRKVGLKMKPFLLMGRRGVFDGTIENMHLHWKYRELIKIICNEKSIESAQQVAQTLELESGGILVAVERVSKGYAIIVYRGKNYVRPANLRPQTLLTKREALKRSIEAQRHESLKLHVLKLNKNIDELEQLVVKGKGSNNIQSVKESNELTTEEVNEIKSEKCLISNAELNYVSDSIIPDLPEENRKARDKHESHVTNMDLNDGMGAVVNGHLAIQQDEGYGLSSSWDAEDTDRVEPGTSSEQDTSDNLFNYIKGEVEVSVKARDKQESIVVDMDTFDGPSPVMNGQLATQQGKEITFSSTCDEDGPGKVEPVSSNETQVDLFSNMNEEVGTFIEARDSQDLQFTQMNLNVGKGAVINSQLADQQVLSCQICGGFQSKGPSSSAISDNQHRVFDYELESLGRSGNTKSKPPAPIMVRKILNEMPPRAVHLSNSERLLLRKQALKMKKRPVLAVGRNNIVTGVAKAIKAHFERHPLAIVNVKGRAKGTSVREIVFKLEQATGAVLVSQEPSKVILYRGWGAGDSPGNKDKNTSAEKVVPVKIPTPEGTYTHQILVSKNSHSFTSSGLNISGNTSTSFGISIQGSMRFNKHRYCLYAE from the exons ATGTTGCACCCTCTAACTCACCTACCCGCCACGTCACTCCCGCCAAAAACCCTAACCGACCACCGCTCCTTCTCccccttcttctccttccccAAACTCCCCAACCCCTCCAAATTCACCATCCGGAGCTCCGCCGCCGCCGACTCCCAAACCCTCGCCCCCACCTCCGCCATCCAACGAATCGCCGACAAGCTCCGCAGCCTCGGCTTCGCCGAAGACTCCGACTCCAAACCCGAGCATGCCTCCTCCGCCGGCGAAATCTTCGTCCCTCTGCCGGAGGCTCTCCCTAAGCACCGCGTCGGCCACACCATCGACGCCAGCTGGAGCACTCCGGAGAATCCGGTGCCGTCGCCGGGGACGGGAAGGGCGATCTCGAGGTTTCATGAGATGAGGAGGGAGCTGAAGAGGCAGGAGGAGGCTGAGGCGATGGAGAGGAaggggaggaggaagaaggaggagaaggTGCCGACGTTGGCGGAGATGAGCTTGTCTGCGGCGGAGCTGAGGCGGTTGAGGACGGTTGGGATTGAGGTGAGGAAGAAGTTGAAGGTTGGCAAGGCTGGGATCACTGAGGGGATTGTGAATGGGATTCATGAGAATTGGCGAAAATCGGAGGTTGTGAAGATTgtttgtgaggatttgtgtaggTTGAACATGAAGAGGACTCATGATTTGTTGGAG AGAAAAACTGGAGGAATGGTTGTTTGGAGATCAGGAGCGAAGATAATTTTGTATAGGGGGGTGAACTATAAGTATCCTTACTTTTTAAAGGGTAAAGATCATGAGGATTCGACGAGAGATAGTTCTGGTGATGCGGTACCGGGTGGACTCATTAATGCTGATGTAACAGATGAAGCCAATTCTGCTAGAGAGCCAAGTCCAGGCAATGAAAGAGCTCAGCCAGCCTTAATACGAGGGGTTGGTTTGGCGAATAGGTTTCGGTTTCAACTTCCAGGTGAGGCGGAGCTGGCGGAAGAAGCTGACCGCTTGTTAGAGGGGCTTGGGCCGCGGTTTAATGATTGGTGGGGATATGAACCTTTACCAGTTGATGGGGACCTTCTACCTGCTGTTGTGCCTGGATACAGGAGGCCTTTCCGTCTTCTTCCATATGGTTTGCAGCCTAAGCTAACAGATGATGAAATGACCACAATAAGGAGACTTGCCCGACCCTTGCCAACTCATTTTGCATTGG GCAGAAATAGAAAGCTTCAAGGGCTGGCTGCTTCCATTGTCAAACTCTGGGAAAAATGTGAGATTGCCAAAGTAGCTGTTAAAAGAGGGTTTCAGAACACTAATAGCGAGCTGATGGCTGAAGAGTTGAAG AGCCTAACTGGAGGAACTCTGATTGCTCGGGACAGGGAATTTATTGTTCTATATAGGGGAAAAGATTTTCTGCTGCCTGCAGTTTCCTCTGCCATAGAAGAGCGGAGGAAGTCTGTAATACATGCAGATAATCAGAGCCGGCAGTTGAGAGTTCCTGCTACAAAGGTACAGGACCTTGAACCCGGGGCTGAGCCGGAAAATAAAGATTATCTGACCAATGGTCTTCCATCTGAAAAACGTAAGCTAAAGTCTACTGAGGCAGCTGCCAGTAGAGCCAGCATTAAATTGTCCGTG GCTTTAGAAAAGAGGGAAAAGGCAGAGAGACTTCTAGCAGAGCTTGAGAAAGCAGAGAATCCTCAACAACTTGAAATAGATAAAGAGGGTATAACTGAAGAGGAAAGATATATGCTAAGGAAGGTCGGTTTGAAGATGAAGCCTTTCTTACTAATGG GTAGACGAGGAGTATTTGATGGGACAATTGAAAACATGCATCTCCATTGGAAATATAGGGAGCTCATCAAGATAATATGTAATGAGAAAAGCATTGAATCTGCTCAACAAGTAGCACAAACTCTAGAGTTAGAAAGTGGTGGGATTCTTGTGGCAGTGGAGAGAGTAAGTAAGGGCTATGCAATCATTGTCTATCGTGGAAAAAATTATGTCCGGCCTGCTAATTTGAGACCTCAGACACTCCTAACTAAACGAGAAGCACTGAAGCGTTCTATTGAGGCACAGCGTCATGAG TCCTTGAAACTTCATGTTTTAAAGCTTAACAAGAACATAGATGAATTGGAGCAATTGGTG GTTAAAGGCAAGGGCTCAAACAATATACAGTCAGTTAAGGAATCAAATGAATTG ACCACGGAGGAGGTGAATGAAATCAAATCAGAAAAATGTTTGATATCCAATGCCGAACTTAACTATGTTTCAGATTCAATTATACCTGATTTGCCTGAAGAGAATCGCAAG GCTAGAGACAAACATGAATCTCATGTGACCAATATGGATTTAAATGATGGAATGGGTGCTGTTGTGAATGGCCACTTAGCCATACAACAGGATGAGGGGTATGGTCTCTCTTCAAGCTGGGATGCAGAGGACACTGATAGAGTGGAACCTGGGACTTCAAGTGAACAAGATACAAGTGATAATTTGTTCAATTATATAAAGGGAGAAGTTGAGGTATCGGTCAAGGCTAGAGACAAACAAGAATCTATTGTTGTAGATATGGATACATTTGATGGACCGAGTCCCGTCATGAACGGCCAGTTAGCCACACAGCAAGGTAAGGAGATTACTTTCTCTTCCACCTGTGATGAGGATGGGCCTGGTAAAGTTGAACCAGTATCTTCAAATGAAACCCAAGTAGATTTGTTCTCAAATATGAATGAAGAAGTTGGAACATTCATTGAGGCTAGAGATAGCCAAGATTTGCAATTTACTCAGATGAATTTAAATGTTGGAAAGGGTGCTGTAATTAACAGCCAACTAGCCGATCAGCAGGTCTTAAGTTGTCAAATTTGTGGTGGGTTTCAGTCAAAAGGTCCGAGTAGTTCTGCTATTAGTGACAATCAGCACCGTGTTTTTGATTATGAGCTGGAATCATTGGGTAGATCTGGTAATACTAAATCAAAACCTCCAGCTCCAATAATGGTAAGAAAGATATTGAATGAGATGCCCCCGAGAGCTGTGCATTTGTCCAACAGCGAGAGGCTTCTTCTGCGAAAGCAAGCCTTGAAGATGAAAAAACGCCCTGTGCTTGCCGTAG GTAGGAACAATATTGTGACTGGTGTTGCGAAAGCAATCAAGGCGCACTTTGAGAGGCACCCTCTTGCCATAGTAAATGTCAAAGGGAGAGCAAAAGGAACTTCAGTCCGGGAAATTGTTTTTAAGCTGGAG CAAGCAACAGGTGCAGTTTTAGTCTCCCAGGAGCCAAGCAAAGTTATACTTTATAGGGGTTGGGGTGCAGGAGATAGTCCTGGAAATAAAGATAAGAACACAAGTGCGGAAAAGGTTGTCCCTGTGAAGATACCTACTCCAGAGGGCACATACACTCACCAAATACTAGTTAGCAAGAATTCACATTCATTCACATCATCGGGTCTGAATATTTCCGGGAACACTTCTACCTCTTTCGGTATCTCAATCCAGGGATCTATGAGATTCAATAAACATCGGTATTGCTTGTATGCTGAATAG
- the LOC126799558 gene encoding ferredoxin-thioredoxin reductase catalytic chain, chloroplastic isoform X2, which translates to MTLQLQAPSFAATISSLASPSLTRSTRRFVIRVEPTEKSVEIMRKFSEQYARKSGTYFCVDKGVTSVVIKGLADHKDSLGAPLCPCRHYDDKQAEAGQGFWNCPCVPMRERKECHCMLFLTPENDFAGKEQIITMEEIRESTANM; encoded by the exons ATGACTCTCCAGCTCCAAGCTCCGTCGTTCGCCGCCACCATTTCCTCCCTCGCTTCTCCCTCCCTCACCCGCTCCACCCGCCGCTTCGTTATTCG AGTTGAACCAACAGAGAAGTCTGTTGAGATTATGAGGAAGTTTTCGGAGCAGTATGCCCGTAAGTCTGGGACATATTTCTGTGTTGATAAGGGAGTTACTTCTGTTGTTATTAAG GGTTTGGCAGACCACAAAGATTCATTGGGTGCGCCACTTTGCCCTTGTCG GCATTATGATGACAAACAGGCAGAGGCTGGCCAAGGCTTTTGGAACTGCCCCTGTGTTCCCATGAGGGAAAG GAAGGAGTGCCACTGCATGCTCTTTCTCACCCCTGAAAATGATTTTGCTGGTAAAGAACAG ATCATCACCATGGAAGAGATCAGAGAATCAACGGCCAACATGTAA
- the LOC126799558 gene encoding ferredoxin-thioredoxin reductase catalytic chain, chloroplastic isoform X1, protein MTLQLQAPSFAATISSLASPSLTRSTRRFVIRAQVEPTEKSVEIMRKFSEQYARKSGTYFCVDKGVTSVVIKGLADHKDSLGAPLCPCRHYDDKQAEAGQGFWNCPCVPMRERKECHCMLFLTPENDFAGKEQIITMEEIRESTANM, encoded by the exons ATGACTCTCCAGCTCCAAGCTCCGTCGTTCGCCGCCACCATTTCCTCCCTCGCTTCTCCCTCCCTCACCCGCTCCACCCGCCGCTTCGTTATTCGAGCTCAAG TTGAACCAACAGAGAAGTCTGTTGAGATTATGAGGAAGTTTTCGGAGCAGTATGCCCGTAAGTCTGGGACATATTTCTGTGTTGATAAGGGAGTTACTTCTGTTGTTATTAAG GGTTTGGCAGACCACAAAGATTCATTGGGTGCGCCACTTTGCCCTTGTCG GCATTATGATGACAAACAGGCAGAGGCTGGCCAAGGCTTTTGGAACTGCCCCTGTGTTCCCATGAGGGAAAG GAAGGAGTGCCACTGCATGCTCTTTCTCACCCCTGAAAATGATTTTGCTGGTAAAGAACAG ATCATCACCATGGAAGAGATCAGAGAATCAACGGCCAACATGTAA
- the LOC126798253 gene encoding uncharacterized protein LOC126798253, with the protein MGFLTFAVAGGALILAGSLEAIASSATIPSPSPPTTPPQSKPQTTQSKSSFIYFLFTSLLSLLFILNSLLSLSDAATSNDRVGSAQQLQVAAIAALFLLYSFTGLLSSLTAAPFPPSLLNLIGLFAFTEEFMYFYLQRKDTVGIENRYFDLLLVPILVCVVSTLLEIHNPESVFPKLGRGVGLVLQGLWFLQMGVSIYTQWMARGCWMKERSRGNYTVKCKGHSEYHRARAIATLQFNCHLALIVVLVVGVYSVVVRRIGGDFSRYKPLGAEMQRQVESQGRFTLDSDDDGEEEGRGEGNVDGNKAGGEVELGVNGYGAH; encoded by the coding sequence ATGGGGTTCCTCACCTTCGCCGTCGCAGGCGGCGCCCTCATCCTCGCCGGCTCACTCGAAGCCATCGCTTCCTCCGCCACAATTCCATCTCCATCTCCACCTACAACTCCCCCTCAATCAAAACCCCAAACGACGCAGTCAAAATCGTCGTTCATCTACTTCCTCTTCACCTCCCTCCTCTCCTTGCTCTTCATCCTCAACTccctcctctccctctccgaCGCCGCCACCTCCAACGACCGCGTCGGGTCGGCCCAGCAGCTCCAAGTCGCCGCGATCGCagctctcttcctcctctactCCTTCACCGGCCTCCTCTCCTCCCTCACCGCCGCTCCcttccctccctccctcctcAACCTCATCGGACTCTTCGCCTTCACCGAGGAGTTCATGTACTTCTACCTCCAGAGAAAAGACACCGTCGGAATCGAGAATCGCTACTTTGATCTCCTCCTGGTGCCGATTCTGGTCTGCGTGGTCTCCACGCTCCTTGAGATTCACAACCCTGAATCGGTGTTCCCCAAATTGGGCCGCGGAGTGGGCCTGGTGCTGCAGGGGCTGTGGTTTTTACAAATGGGGGTGTCGATTTATACGCAGTGGATGGCGCGTGGGTGTTGGATGAAGGAGAGGAGTAGGGGGAACTATACGGTGAAATGTAAGGGGCATTCGGAGTATCATAGAGCTAGGGCCATCGCGACGCTTCAGTTTAACTGCCATTTGGCTCTGATTGTGGTGTTGGTTGTGGGAGTGTATTCGGTTGTGGTGAGGAGGATTGGGGGTGATTTTTCGAGGTATAAGCCGCTCGGGGCGGAAATGCAGCGGCAGGTTGAGAGTCAGGGGCGGTTTACTTTGGATTCCGATGATGATGGTGAGGAGGAGGGTAGAGGAGAGGGCAATGTGGATGGGAATAAGGCCGGCGGGGAAGTGGAATTGGGTGTGAATGGTTATGGTGCTCATTGA
- the LOC126798254 gene encoding uncharacterized protein LOC126798254, with protein sequence MKMKALVHLVSVIYVVFVLLGIYGPVEGRLLSVKEKPDRKNAAATARWLVSQNSWGVLNTISNELGGAPFGNVVSFSDGEPGKGKGIPYFYLTALDPTAKNVQKDQRASLTISEHPIGTCGKVDPENPTCAKITLTGKLRIANGSPNERKIAKKALFSKHPEMKYWPKGHNFQFFKLDIEDIFLINWFGGPKPLTVDQYLQAKLIEQAFIL encoded by the exons ATGAAGATGAAAGCGCTTGTTCATTTGGTTTCTGTAATCTACGTAGTTTTTGTGTTGCTGGGTATCTATGGACCGGTAGAGGGGAGGTTACTATCTGTGAAGGAGAAACCCGACCGGAAAAACGCTGCCGCCACTGCTCGTTGGCTGGTCTCTCAGAATTCCTGGGGTGTTTTGAA TACCATCTCAAATGAATTGGGAGGAGCACCCTTTGG gAATGTGGTTTCATTTAGTGATGGGGAACCTGGAAAAGGCAAGGGTATCCCTTACTTCTACTTGACAGCTCTAGATCCGACTGCGAAAAATGTACAGAAAGACCAAAGGGCTTCATTGACAATTAGTGAACACCCTATTGGAACGTGTGGCAAAGTCGACCCTGAGAACCCCACCTGTGCAAAGATTACACTTACAGGAAAG TTAAGGATTGCTAATGGAAGTCCCAACGAACGAAAAATTGCTAAGAAGGCCTTGTTCTCAAAGCATCCAGAGATGAAAT ACTGGCCCAAGGGTCACAACTTCCAGTTTTTCAAATTAGACATCGAGGATATCTTTTTGATCAATTGGTTTGGGGGTCCAAAACCTCTCACAGTTGATCAATATCTTCAAGCGAAATT GATAGAACAAGCCTTCATTCTGTGA
- the LOC126799551 gene encoding zinc finger AN1 domain-containing stress-associated protein 12, producing MSGGTEAFPDLGRHCQHPDCHQLDFLPFKCAGCRDVFCVLHRSYKSHDCPKSDHNSRKVIICEVCSTSIETTGHDGEDSQKVLLERHSKSGNCDPKKKKKPTCPVKRCKQILTFSNNSTCKTCHLKVCLRHRFPADHECNKQAKAAAAAANGGDWNGKFLAAFASRNAKDCGKSERGSRSPPSTPSVRAF from the coding sequence ATGTCAGGAGGAACAGAAGCTTTCCCAGATTTAGGAAGACATTGCCAACACCCTGATTGCCACCAACTCGATTTCCTCCCATTCAAATGCGCCGGCTGCCGTGACGTGTTCTGCGTCTTACACCGCTCCTACAAGTCTCACGATTGCCCGAAATCCGACCACAACAGCCGGAAAGTGATCATTTGCGAGGTATGCTCCACCTCCATAGAGACCACCGGCCACGACGGCGAGGATAGCCAGAAGGTGTTGCTAGAGAGGCACAGCAAGTCCGGGAATTGCGAccccaagaagaagaagaagcccaCGTGCCCTGTTAAGAGGTGCAAGCAGATTCTGACCTTTTCGAATAACAGTACTTGCAAGACCTGCCATCTCAAGGTCTGCCTCAGGCACCGGTTTCCGGCCGACCATGAATGCAACAAGCAGGCGAAGGCAGCGGCAGCGGCGGCAAATGGAGGAGACTGGAATGGGAAGTTCTTGGCTGCTTTTGCTTCAAGGAATGCGAAGGATTGCGGGAAGAGTGAGAGAGGCTCTAGGTCTCCTCCCAGTACTCCATCAGTAAGGGCATTTTGA
- the LOC126799530 gene encoding U-box domain-containing protein 40 codes for MEFKEGLMRLVFQKSKETNSIYDAGDRLTEIITSTARSPSRRWKLFHRSSSAIPSKPSKPQIPREFICPISGSLMSDPVIVSSGHTFERVCVQLCKALNFTPTLVDSPPPDLTSVIPNLALKTTILNWCRNYNIPPPSPPDPVSAKKLVRKAMASGGLRVSVSDHESLIRGVEETPKLSFNHAATELTRRKAHFHSSSDESISAAVLSLPPLQFSTQPSCYSSRSSSCSETETLIPNEEEDGILAGLRSIHVSEIEEALTSLRKITRTREDARAHICSPRLLSALRPLIVSRYANIQVNSVAALVNVSLELSNKIKIVRSGILPPLIDVLKAGSPEAQEHGCGVVFSLALDDDCKTAIGVLGALPPLLHLLNSESERARLDSALGLYHLTLVQSNRTKLVKLGAVPVLLRMVRSGHMAGRVLLTLCNLSSCVDGRAAMLDSGGVECLVGVLRRKEYDSRSIQESCVAALYGLSHGGLRFKGLAKAAGAVEVLREVEKSGSERGREKARRMLEMMRGREKEEEEEVDWEELLDSGLGSRSRFQPGGGGLLSGSSEF; via the coding sequence ATGGAGTTCAAAGAAGGTCTGATGAGATTAGTATTCCAGAAATCCAAAGAAACCAATAGCATCTACGACGCCGGAGATAGATTAACGGAGATAATAACCAGTACTGCTCGGAGCCCAAGCCGGAGATGGAAGCTCTTCCACAGATCCTCATCTGCAATCCCATCAAAGCCTTCAAAGCCTCAAATCCCAAGAGAGTTCATTTGCCCCATTTCCGGGTCGTTAATGTCCGACCCGGTCATAGTCTCCTCGGGTCACACCTTCGAACGCGTCTGCGTCCAGCTCTGCAAAGCCCTAAACTTCACCCCTACTCTCGTGGACTCTCCCCCACCTGATCTCACCTCCGTCATCCCAAACCTCGCCTTGAAAACCACCATCCTCAACTGGTGCCGAAATTACAATATTCCCCCTCCCTCGCCGCCCGATCCCGTCTCCGCCAAGAAGCTCGTCCGTAAGGCCATGGCGTCCGGCGGCCTGAGAGTGTCCGTTTCCGACCACGAGTCGCTGATACGCGGCGTGGAGGAGACGCCGAAGCTGAGCTTCAACCACGCCGCGACGGAGCTGACTCGCCGGAAAGCTCACTTCCACTCCAGCTCCGACGAGTCAATCAGCGCGGCCGTGCTGTCTCTTCCCCCGCTGCAGTTCTCGACTCAGCCGAGCTGCTACTCGTCGCGGTCGTCTTCCTGTTCCGAAACCGAAACCCTAATTCCGAACGAGGAAGAAGACGGAATCTTGGCCGGGCTGAGAAGCATCCACGTGTCGGAGATCGAGGAGGCGCTGACGTCACTGAGGAAGATCACACGGACGAGAGAGGACGCCCGGGCCCACATCTGTAGCCCACGGCTTCTCTCGGCCCTGAGACCCCTCATAGTTTCCAGGTACGCCAATATTCAGGTAAACTCAGTCGCGGCGTTGGTCAATGTTTCTTTGGAATTGTCAAACAAGATCAAAATCGTACGGTCCGGAATTCTCCCGCCTTTAATTGATGTGCTGAAGGCGGGATCACCCGAGGCGCAGGAGCATGGTTGCGGGGTGGTCTTCAGTTTGGCGCTGGATGACGACTGCAAGACGGCTATAGGTGTACTGGGGGCTCTCCCGCCTTTGCTCCACTTGCTTAACTCGGAGAGTGAGCGGGCTCGGCTTGACTCGGCGCTAGGTTTGTATCATTTGACGTTGGTGCAAAGTAACCGGACCAAGTTAGTTAAGCTCGGGGCGGTTCCGGTTCTTTTGAGGATGGTGAGGTCGGGGCACATGGCGGGTCGGGTGTTGCTCACATTGTGTAATTTGAGTTCGTGTGTGGACGGGCGGGCGGCGATGTTGGATTCGGGTGGGGTGGAGTGTTTGGTGGGGGTGTTGAGGAGGAAGGAGTATGATTCCCGGTCGATTCAGGAAAGTTGTGTGGCTGCATTGTATGGGTTGAGTCATGGGGGCTTGAGGTTTAAGGGGTTGGCGAAGGCGGCGGGGGCGGTGGAGGTGTTGAGGGAGGTGGAGAAGAGTGGGAGTGAGAGAGGGAGGGAAAAGGCGAGGAGGATGTTGGAGATGATGAGAGGGAGGGagaaggaggaagaggaggaggtggaTTGGGAGGAGTTGCTTGACTCGGGGTTGGGAAGTCGAAGTAGGTTTCAGCCAGGTGGTGGTGGTCTATTGAGCGGGTCTTCCGAGTTTTGA